A single window of Candidatus Rhabdochlamydia oedothoracis DNA harbors:
- a CDS encoding IS630 transposase-related protein, with translation MPKPYSMDLRKRVLQYLEENNDKMKASQLFQVGIATVYRWVKRKKQRGNVEPLKKKSTYKKIDDQRLIAYVEKNPDHFLSEIAKHFGLTLQAIFYALKRLKITRKKRLRFIRKGMRKQERNI, from the coding sequence ATGCCTAAACCTTATTCAATGGATCTAAGAAAACGAGTGCTTCAATACCTAGAAGAAAATAACGACAAAATGAAGGCCAGCCAGCTATTTCAAGTTGGGATTGCAACTGTCTATCGATGGGTAAAGCGTAAGAAACAAAGAGGAAACGTAGAACCTCTAAAAAAGAAAAGCACTTATAAGAAAATTGATGATCAGAGATTAATCGCTTATGTAGAAAAAAACCCCGATCATTTTTTATCAGAGATTGCAAAGCATTTTGGTTTGACTTTGCAAGCAATCTTTTACGCTTTGAAAAGACTCAAGATCACAAGAAAAAAAAGATTGCGTTTTATAAGGAAAGGAATGCGGAAGCAAGAGCGGAATATCTAA
- a CDS encoding IS30 family transposase — protein MPKGYHHLTYDQRCQIYILKARGDTSSSIANILKVHHSTISRELKRNKGQRGYRHQQAQEKAFLRKNSQPNKKMTPQIVTRIEEKIKLQWSPIQISGWLKRHGKEHVSHETIYNHIWKDKRQGGQLYRELRHRGKKYNKQRKGASGRGNMPGRIDIKQRPCIVEKKTRLGDWELDTVIGAGHKGVIVSMVERTSKLTKLAKVSHKTAEEVSQALIEQLKPIKDFVHTLTADNGKEFAYHQMVSFELEADFYFATPYHSWERGLNEHTNGLVRQYFPKTQSFLDTTSKDIERVETLLNNRPRKALNFETPLEVFTRLSTNMLCSGAQ, from the coding sequence TTGCCTAAAGGCTACCATCACCTAACCTATGACCAAAGATGTCAGATTTATATTTTAAAAGCTAGAGGAGATACATCTAGCTCAATAGCAAACATTCTAAAAGTTCATCATAGCACTATTAGTAGGGAACTTAAGAGAAATAAAGGGCAACGAGGATACCGTCATCAGCAAGCTCAAGAAAAAGCATTTCTTAGAAAAAATTCTCAGCCCAATAAAAAAATGACTCCTCAAATAGTTACCCGTATTGAAGAAAAAATCAAGTTGCAATGGAGCCCTATACAAATATCCGGATGGCTTAAAAGACATGGTAAAGAACATGTTAGTCATGAGACCATCTATAATCATATCTGGAAAGATAAACGACAGGGAGGACAGCTTTATAGAGAGCTCCGTCATCGAGGGAAAAAATATAACAAGCAGAGAAAGGGAGCTTCTGGAAGAGGGAACATGCCTGGTCGTATAGATATTAAGCAACGGCCTTGTATTGTAGAAAAAAAGACTCGTTTAGGAGACTGGGAACTAGATACAGTCATAGGGGCAGGACATAAAGGCGTAATTGTATCAATGGTAGAAAGAACTTCCAAGCTAACTAAGCTCGCCAAAGTTTCTCATAAAACTGCAGAGGAAGTAAGTCAAGCGTTAATTGAACAACTTAAACCTATCAAAGATTTTGTACACACATTAACAGCAGACAACGGAAAAGAATTTGCCTATCACCAAATGGTTAGTTTCGAGCTAGAGGCAGACTTCTACTTTGCAACGCCCTACCATTCTTGGGAAAGAGGCTTAAATGAGCATACAAACGGACTAGTTAGGCAATATTTTCCTAAAACACAAAGCTTTTTAGATACGACTTCCAAGGATATAGAAAGGGTGGAAACTTTACTAAATAACAGACCTAGAAAGGCTCTCAACTTCGAAACTCCACTAGAAGTGTTTACGAGATTATCTACAAACATGCTATGCTCGGGTGCACAATAG
- a CDS encoding aminotransferase class I/II-fold pyridoxal phosphate-dependent enzyme, with protein MIWQGKKMLDFSSQDFLGLSNHPDLKKHMIKYLLHYGNGVCYPEIPGSFIECQKTLETKIAELINMPYLYFFSNRYLALWHLLSSLSSDVLLLLADDLDPGLSKILYTFPLKILTYNQNSLASLEAILKREGQSICSVKMIFCESISSGSGTLTDLNYITSLSQAYNALLVVDDSLAFGVKGDRGLGLAAKREDIDLILCSLSNSASADAAFLGCSSWIKNLIKKNVFYRESSVTYASLGAIEMALELIPSLEGERYQLEQRCHWIKKQLQGYDISSPTHVICLHFSQEEELCYFWESLLQRGILSQWMVCHQKRSYTLRLFINIHHTPDDLRMLVEEIKELKSG; from the coding sequence GTGATTTGGCAAGGAAAAAAAATGCTCGATTTTTCTTCTCAAGATTTTTTAGGATTATCTAATCACCCAGATCTGAAAAAACACATGATTAAATATTTATTGCATTACGGCAATGGAGTCTGTTACCCGGAAATCCCAGGGAGTTTTATCGAATGTCAAAAAACGCTCGAAACAAAAATTGCAGAACTAATCAACATGCCTTATTTGTATTTTTTCTCGAATCGTTATTTAGCACTATGGCATCTGCTCTCTTCATTAAGTTCTGATGTTCTTTTACTGCTTGCTGATGATCTAGATCCTGGTTTAAGTAAAATCCTTTACACTTTCCCTTTGAAGATTCTTACCTATAATCAGAACTCTTTAGCTAGTTTAGAAGCTATTTTAAAAAGAGAAGGGCAATCTATCTGCTCTGTTAAAATGATCTTTTGTGAATCTATTAGTAGTGGCAGTGGGACTTTAACCGACTTAAATTATATCACCTCTTTATCTCAAGCCTACAATGCTTTATTGGTTGTTGATGATTCGCTAGCTTTTGGTGTTAAAGGCGATAGAGGCTTAGGTCTTGCAGCTAAACGAGAGGATATCGATTTAATTTTATGCTCTTTAAGCAATTCTGCAAGTGCAGATGCGGCTTTTCTTGGTTGTTCTTCTTGGATTAAAAACCTCATTAAAAAAAATGTTTTTTATCGAGAATCCAGTGTAACCTATGCTTCTTTAGGTGCCATAGAAATGGCTTTGGAGCTCATCCCTTCTTTAGAAGGGGAAAGGTATCAATTAGAACAGAGATGCCATTGGATAAAAAAACAATTGCAAGGTTATGACATCAGTTCCCCTACACATGTAATCTGCCTACACTTTTCTCAAGAAGAAGAACTTTGCTATTTTTGGGAAAGCCTTTTGCAAAGAGGAATTCTCTCCCAGTGGATGGTCTGCCATCAAAAGAGATCTTATACTCTACGGCTTTTCATTAATATTCACCATACTCCGGATGATTTAAGAATGTTAGTAGAAGAAATCAAAGAATTAAAAAGCGGTTAA
- a CDS encoding dipeptidase, with protein MSKSLFEDWYQKHQEEILNDFFAFLRFPSISTNKKYAQGIRKTVDWLSAYMKKIGLTVDIWETSHFPVIFGSYLKADSNRPTLLIYHHYDVQPVDPIDLWDNDPFDPILKNNCVYARGASDNKGQCFYSLTALKAYLELSKQIDINIKIIIEGEEESNSKGLKEILNTKTKELKADYLVIVDSGIPSLASPAITLGMRGIATIEVTCKNSFVDLHSGSHGGIALNPNRVLAKLLANMWDSSGRVAIPHFYDEVQPALKSWTSFLDMTFDQNRYTKEFGVHAFAHEEGYSFLESNWLRPTVEITGMWGGYIEAGFKTVIPSVAHAKISCRLVPKQDPQKVVQSIVEYFKKQAPPGINISCKTEEGYGAFCCFPDSVIAKTVVLAYQEIFKNPCKYIACGGSVPIIPDLTTASSAETIIMGVSLSTNNIHAPNEHFSLECFKLGFLVMTNIFTRLSEQGDKEKDFWSKEKQSKGVSLDRT; from the coding sequence ATGTCAAAATCTCTATTTGAAGATTGGTATCAAAAACATCAAGAGGAAATCTTGAATGATTTTTTTGCGTTTTTACGTTTTCCCAGTATTAGCACAAACAAGAAGTATGCACAGGGCATTAGAAAGACAGTGGATTGGCTGAGTGCATATATGAAGAAGATAGGGCTTACAGTAGACATATGGGAAACTTCCCATTTTCCTGTGATTTTCGGTTCTTATCTAAAAGCAGATTCTAATCGACCTACTTTGCTGATTTATCATCACTACGATGTGCAACCAGTTGACCCTATAGACTTATGGGATAATGATCCTTTTGACCCTATTTTAAAAAACAATTGTGTATATGCGCGCGGAGCTTCTGATAATAAAGGACAATGTTTTTATTCTTTAACCGCTTTAAAAGCTTATTTAGAATTAAGCAAGCAAATAGATATAAACATTAAAATAATCATTGAAGGAGAAGAAGAATCAAATAGTAAAGGGCTAAAGGAAATTCTCAATACAAAGACCAAAGAACTAAAAGCAGATTATCTGGTTATTGTAGATTCAGGAATCCCAAGTTTAGCCTCTCCAGCAATTACTTTAGGAATGCGAGGAATAGCAACGATTGAAGTAACTTGTAAGAATTCCTTTGTAGATTTACACTCGGGAAGCCATGGTGGAATAGCCTTAAATCCGAACCGCGTTTTGGCCAAATTATTAGCCAATATGTGGGATTCTTCAGGTAGGGTGGCTATCCCGCATTTCTACGATGAAGTGCAGCCCGCTTTGAAAAGTTGGACGAGCTTTTTGGATATGACATTTGATCAAAATCGATATACTAAAGAATTTGGTGTACATGCTTTTGCTCATGAAGAAGGATACTCTTTTTTAGAATCAAATTGGTTAAGACCTACTGTGGAAATAACTGGTATGTGGGGGGGCTATATAGAAGCTGGCTTTAAGACAGTGATTCCCTCCGTGGCACATGCGAAAATTTCCTGTCGATTAGTTCCCAAGCAGGATCCTCAAAAAGTGGTTCAGAGTATCGTAGAGTACTTCAAAAAACAGGCGCCACCAGGTATTAACATTTCTTGCAAAACAGAAGAGGGATATGGAGCTTTTTGTTGTTTTCCTGATTCTGTGATTGCCAAAACAGTTGTTTTGGCATATCAAGAAATATTTAAAAACCCTTGCAAATATATTGCATGTGGAGGATCTGTACCCATTATACCAGATCTGACAACCGCTAGTTCTGCAGAAACAATAATCATGGGTGTATCTCTTAGCACGAATAATATTCATGCTCCTAATGAGCATTTTAGCCTGGAATGCTTTAAGCTAGGTTTTTTAGTAATGACGAACATTTTCACACGATTGTCAGAGCAAGGAGATAAGGAAAAAGATTTTTGGTCAAAAGAAAAGCAATCGAAGGGCGTTTCTCTAGATAGAACTTGA
- the hemE gene encoding uroporphyrinogen decarboxylase, which yields MNDLLLRALRCEKVERAPIWLMRQAGRYMPQYQLLRKKYSLWQLFHIPELAAEVSYLPIDLLDVDAAIVFSDILVLAEGLGLKLEFSDKGGPRIYPPIRTKQQVKQLSTQAVEEKLTFVFKILQIVKKQIQVPLIGFCGGPFTVATYLIDSTSKEPFLYTKQWMEKDPQSFMELLAILTKASITYLKAQVQAGADVVQVFDSWASILSEEEFQQFCLPFLHQIVKELQLVVPVILFCRDSSIRYAQLADLMPTAISLDWHLPMKVLREKISSSIALQGNLRPELLKKPSSEIEKEVSSFLNSMKGGRGFIANLGHGVLPDIPFESVKLFVDMAKSATI from the coding sequence ATGAATGATCTGCTCCTTAGGGCGCTGCGTTGTGAAAAAGTAGAAAGAGCCCCCATTTGGTTAATGCGACAAGCGGGGCGTTACATGCCCCAATATCAGCTTTTACGTAAAAAATACTCTCTTTGGCAGCTCTTTCATATTCCTGAATTAGCAGCAGAGGTTAGTTATCTACCTATAGACCTTTTAGATGTAGATGCAGCGATCGTTTTCTCAGATATTTTGGTTCTTGCAGAAGGTCTTGGACTTAAATTAGAATTTTCAGATAAAGGCGGACCTCGTATTTATCCCCCCATTCGTACTAAACAGCAAGTAAAGCAATTATCTACTCAGGCAGTTGAAGAAAAACTGACCTTTGTGTTTAAGATATTACAAATTGTAAAAAAACAGATTCAAGTACCTTTAATCGGCTTCTGTGGAGGTCCTTTTACCGTTGCTACCTATTTAATCGATTCTACTAGTAAAGAACCGTTTCTTTATACAAAACAATGGATGGAAAAAGACCCGCAAAGTTTCATGGAGCTTCTTGCTATTTTAACCAAAGCTTCCATTACCTACTTAAAAGCTCAGGTACAAGCAGGTGCTGATGTAGTGCAGGTTTTTGATTCATGGGCGAGTATTCTTTCGGAAGAAGAGTTTCAGCAATTTTGCCTGCCTTTTTTGCATCAAATAGTAAAAGAGCTGCAATTGGTAGTTCCTGTCATTCTCTTTTGTCGTGATTCTAGTATACGTTATGCGCAATTAGCAGATCTTATGCCGACAGCTATTAGTTTAGACTGGCATTTACCTATGAAAGTTTTAAGAGAAAAAATTTCATCTTCTATTGCTCTGCAAGGAAATTTAAGGCCTGAGCTCTTAAAAAAACCTTCTAGTGAAATAGAAAAAGAAGTGAGTTCTTTTCTAAATTCTATGAAAGGAGGTAGGGGATTTATTGCCAACTTAGGACATGGAGTGCTTCCCGATATTCCTTTTGAGAGTGTCAAGTTATTTGTCGATATGGCAAAATCAGCTACCATTTAA
- the hemF gene encoding oxygen-dependent coproporphyrinogen oxidase, producing the protein MQKKFITAFESFEPQATFIKTPWNYAKGSGGGEMGLLRGKVFEKAAVNWSEIQGDRFPMADADGGFFATGISLITHMLNPHAPTAHFNIRFIQTQNNFWFGGGYDLTPMGFTYPEDTLHFHTTTQKALDSIDKKIYPLFSKQAKEYFFIPHRNKERGVGGIFFDHYQTKDLEKDLHIWKTVGDTFLKAILPIYTKRIQMDYQPQDRQKQLEMRAHYVEFNLLYDRGTKFGFLSGGNVDAILCSMPPLVKW; encoded by the coding sequence TTGCAAAAAAAATTTATTACAGCTTTTGAAAGCTTTGAACCTCAAGCCACTTTTATTAAAACTCCTTGGAATTATGCAAAAGGTAGCGGAGGAGGAGAAATGGGCTTATTACGCGGAAAAGTATTTGAAAAAGCTGCGGTAAACTGGTCTGAAATACAAGGAGATCGCTTTCCCATGGCAGATGCAGATGGGGGCTTTTTTGCAACCGGTATTAGCCTAATTACCCATATGTTAAATCCACATGCTCCAACAGCACATTTCAATATTCGTTTTATTCAGACACAAAACAACTTTTGGTTTGGAGGAGGATATGATCTAACTCCCATGGGATTTACCTACCCAGAAGATACTCTACATTTTCATACCACTACGCAAAAAGCACTAGATTCCATAGACAAAAAGATCTATCCTCTCTTCTCTAAGCAGGCAAAAGAGTATTTTTTCATCCCCCATCGAAATAAAGAAAGAGGAGTAGGAGGTATTTTCTTTGACCATTATCAAACAAAAGATCTAGAAAAAGACCTGCATATCTGGAAAACGGTTGGGGATACTTTTTTAAAGGCTATTTTGCCAATCTATACAAAACGCATACAGATGGATTATCAACCCCAGGATAGACAAAAACAACTAGAAATGCGTGCTCATTACGTGGAATTTAACTTGCTGTACGATAGAGGTACAAAATTTGGATTCCTTTCAGGTGGCAACGTAGATGCTATTTTATGTTCCATGCCTCCGCTTGTTAAATGGTAG
- the tkt gene encoding transketolase: MDADLKKTLSKIANAVRSLSMEAVQKANSGHPGLPMGCAEFGAFLYGSLLRHNPKNPKWLNRDRIVLSAGHGSMWLYSLLHLSGFNLSLDDIKNFRQLHSKTPGHPEYHITDGVEATTGPLGQGVGNAVGQALGLKILAERFNRDDYPLFTSKVYCLAGDGCIMEGVSSEVSSFAGHLRLDNLVLIYDANRVTLDGFLAESFSEDVKMRYVAYGWDVFEIDAYDFDKMEEIFTHIRDHQTKPCFIMMRTIIGKGSPHKAGTSKAHGSPLGAEEIEETKKALGLPEKDFYVPQAVYQFFETKLVKCVALEQKWKEMFRKWSEEYPDLYKLFLQMAEKRLPNDLEEKLCAIEMKSPLATRVSSQVVLNTLADLMPQLIGGSADLSSSDMTMMKRFPIIEKEQYAGRNIKYGIREFGMATIATGLAETNMIVPYVGTFLTFSDYMRNAIRLAALSRIQVIYVFTHDSIFLGEDGPTHQPVEHLASLRAIPNIHLIRPADHWEVKMAWMAALRYRGPSILVLSRQALSQLDVCNVPYEEGMSKGAYIIKKEQTKPDFTLIATGSEVSLALEVAIALEKVDKEVRVISMPCWQIFELQDDEYKKKIIGGDLGVRVSIEAGVSFGWSKWIGAEGISISMESFGESAPMGDLAAEFGFTVDAILNRLLS; encoded by the coding sequence ATGGATGCAGATTTAAAAAAAACTTTAAGTAAAATTGCTAATGCAGTGCGTTCTCTTTCCATGGAAGCGGTTCAAAAAGCGAATTCTGGACATCCTGGGCTTCCTATGGGCTGTGCGGAGTTTGGGGCTTTTTTATATGGATCTCTTCTGCGACATAACCCAAAAAACCCTAAATGGCTCAATCGCGATCGGATAGTTTTATCCGCAGGCCATGGTTCTATGTGGTTATATTCTTTACTGCATTTATCGGGGTTTAATCTTTCTTTAGACGATATTAAAAATTTTCGCCAACTTCATTCTAAAACACCAGGTCATCCAGAATATCATATTACAGATGGTGTAGAAGCTACAACTGGTCCTTTAGGTCAGGGAGTTGGGAATGCTGTTGGTCAAGCGCTTGGACTTAAAATATTAGCAGAGCGATTTAATCGAGATGATTACCCATTATTTACAAGTAAGGTTTATTGCTTAGCTGGAGATGGCTGTATTATGGAAGGGGTTTCTTCTGAGGTAAGCTCTTTTGCGGGACACTTAAGGCTAGATAACCTGGTATTGATCTACGATGCTAATCGAGTAACTTTAGATGGGTTTTTAGCAGAATCATTCTCAGAAGATGTAAAGATGCGTTACGTCGCTTATGGATGGGATGTGTTCGAAATAGATGCTTATGACTTTGATAAGATGGAAGAGATATTTACGCATATTCGCGATCATCAAACAAAACCTTGTTTTATCATGATGCGAACTATTATTGGTAAAGGATCTCCCCACAAAGCAGGAACCTCAAAAGCGCATGGCTCTCCCTTGGGAGCGGAAGAGATTGAAGAGACGAAGAAAGCACTTGGGTTGCCTGAAAAAGATTTTTATGTTCCTCAAGCTGTTTATCAGTTTTTTGAAACAAAACTTGTTAAGTGTGTGGCTTTAGAACAAAAGTGGAAAGAGATGTTTCGTAAATGGTCGGAAGAATACCCAGATCTTTATAAATTGTTTCTTCAAATGGCAGAAAAAAGATTGCCCAATGATTTAGAAGAGAAATTGTGTGCAATTGAAATGAAATCTCCTTTGGCTACTCGTGTAAGTTCACAAGTTGTTTTAAACACTTTAGCAGATTTAATGCCTCAATTAATCGGAGGTTCTGCTGATCTTTCTTCCTCTGATATGACTATGATGAAGAGATTCCCTATTATTGAAAAAGAGCAGTATGCAGGCAGAAACATTAAATATGGAATCAGAGAGTTTGGAATGGCAACAATTGCTACTGGGCTTGCTGAAACAAATATGATTGTTCCTTATGTAGGAACTTTTCTTACCTTTTCTGATTATATGCGTAATGCTATTCGCTTAGCAGCTCTTTCTAGAATTCAAGTGATTTATGTGTTTACACACGATTCTATTTTTTTGGGAGAAGATGGACCAACTCATCAGCCTGTTGAACATTTAGCCTCTCTAAGAGCCATACCTAATATTCATTTGATTCGACCTGCGGATCATTGGGAAGTGAAAATGGCATGGATGGCAGCTCTTCGTTACCGAGGACCTTCTATACTTGTTTTATCGAGACAAGCGTTGTCTCAGCTAGATGTGTGTAATGTGCCTTATGAAGAGGGAATGAGTAAAGGTGCCTATATTATTAAAAAAGAACAAACCAAACCAGATTTCACTTTAATTGCAACAGGATCAGAGGTTTCCTTAGCATTAGAAGTAGCCATTGCTTTGGAAAAAGTAGATAAAGAAGTCAGAGTGATCTCTATGCCTTGCTGGCAGATTTTTGAACTTCAAGATGATGAATATAAAAAAAAGATTATCGGTGGAGATTTAGGAGTAAGAGTAAGTATTGAAGCAGGAGTAAGCTTTGGTTGGTCTAAGTGGATTGGAGCCGAGGGAATCTCTATTAGTATGGAATCTTTTGGAGAATCTGCTCCAATGGGTGATCTAGCTGCTGAATTTGGGTTTACCGTTGATGCTATTTTAAATCGATTGCTGTCATGA
- the hemG gene encoding protoporphyrinogen oxidase — translation MEKKKIIILGAGISGLSAAWYLSQISLPLDILILEKSNRIGGLFHTDHTTGFHFEKGPRTFKINRCPATLQLAEELGLLKEVVWSEIPVHNRYLWWNEKLYKFPTNLISFLWSPLTKGFIQALITEWKRPTKQGDETVWEFVLRRFNYDVAQRLFDPMVVGIFGGDPRLISIQAFFPKLKEWEEEYGSITKGFLKNWLQKKRAPKRFSYLPNAPLSAIFSFREGVEQLTSTLLTKTPASIYYQHEAQEIVQTEKKVVVKTNQGEFAADYVFCALPALQAGNLFIKDMPSLGKELVSLKSEGIIILNFGYKEHVLPVKGFGYLIPHCTREDILGVVFDSSVLKQHNNYPQETRLTIKLKDLGQSEEEAIQTALLNIRKHLKISMQPDVVSFKRALSAIPQYTVGHLKRMASLYPEFQKKIPRCYLLGNYLIGVSVDYCIRCSKETVQNWHKSLTAF, via the coding sequence ATGGAGAAAAAGAAGATCATTATTTTAGGAGCGGGTATTTCTGGTTTATCTGCTGCTTGGTATTTAAGCCAAATTTCCTTACCATTAGATATCTTGATTTTAGAAAAATCAAATCGGATAGGAGGCTTATTTCATACAGATCATACAACAGGGTTTCATTTTGAAAAAGGGCCACGTACATTTAAAATAAATCGATGTCCTGCAACTTTACAATTGGCAGAAGAATTAGGTCTCTTAAAAGAAGTGGTTTGGTCGGAAATACCTGTTCATAATCGATATTTGTGGTGGAATGAAAAATTATATAAATTTCCTACAAATCTTATTTCCTTTTTATGGTCTCCTTTAACAAAAGGATTTATTCAAGCATTAATTACAGAATGGAAACGCCCTACTAAACAGGGAGATGAAACCGTTTGGGAATTTGTTTTACGTCGTTTTAATTACGATGTAGCCCAAAGATTATTCGATCCGATGGTTGTAGGAATTTTTGGTGGAGATCCTCGACTCATTTCCATCCAAGCCTTTTTTCCTAAACTCAAAGAATGGGAAGAAGAATATGGGAGCATAACCAAAGGGTTTTTAAAGAATTGGTTGCAAAAAAAAAGAGCACCTAAAAGATTTTCCTATCTTCCAAATGCTCCTTTATCTGCTATATTTTCTTTTCGCGAAGGGGTAGAGCAATTAACCTCTACACTCTTAACTAAGACACCGGCTTCCATTTATTACCAGCATGAAGCACAAGAAATTGTACAAACAGAAAAAAAAGTAGTTGTTAAAACCAATCAAGGAGAATTTGCCGCAGATTATGTATTTTGTGCTCTGCCCGCATTGCAAGCAGGAAATCTTTTTATCAAAGATATGCCATCTCTTGGAAAAGAACTTGTCTCTTTGAAAAGCGAGGGAATTATCATTCTTAACTTTGGATATAAGGAACATGTTTTACCGGTTAAGGGATTTGGGTATTTAATACCTCATTGTACTAGAGAAGATATCTTAGGCGTTGTATTCGATTCTTCTGTTTTAAAACAACATAATAATTATCCTCAGGAAACCCGTCTTACCATTAAACTTAAAGATTTAGGACAATCAGAAGAAGAAGCCATTCAAACCGCGCTTTTAAATATTCGTAAACACTTAAAAATTTCTATGCAGCCAGATGTTGTTTCTTTTAAAAGAGCCCTTTCTGCTATTCCTCAATATACAGTAGGCCACTTAAAAAGAATGGCAAGCCTATATCCTGAATTTCAAAAAAAAATACCCCGGTGTTATTTATTAGGTAATTATTTAATAGGGGTAAGTGTGGATTACTGCATTCGTTGTTCTAAAGAAACAGTGCAGAATTGGCATAAATCTTTAACCGCTTTTTAA
- a CDS encoding IS630 family transposase, whose product MKKLTPSQRADLEHKLKHPKDYSERNRLCVILGYDEGISTKNLAKALRISPITVQEYLREYDSENKTGSSPRGGSKLKLSQDQTESLLKHLQEKTYLKVKGIIAYVHEQYGIKYSRSGMTDWLIQHGFVYKRPKKIPGKLDPEKQRIFIKQYMVLKETLNPDEEIYFIDAVHPEHQSQAVCGWIKKGVQKTLQTSGKQLRLHFAGALCLTGMKIVTEEYKTVDADAMLDFFKKLEKQTEARIIHVILDNARSNKNKKLEEFLMSSRIKVHYLPPYSPNLNPIERLWKILKEKTVYNRYYETSVTFFQAIRGFFLEEILKITDILKCRINDKFQVVRY is encoded by the coding sequence ATGAAAAAACTGACCCCTAGCCAGAGAGCTGACTTAGAACACAAGTTAAAGCATCCAAAAGACTATTCTGAACGGAATAGGCTTTGTGTAATTTTGGGCTATGATGAGGGTATCTCAACAAAAAATCTTGCTAAAGCACTTCGGATAAGCCCTATCACTGTTCAGGAATACCTCAGAGAATATGATTCCGAAAATAAAACTGGAAGTAGCCCTCGAGGCGGTAGCAAATTAAAACTTTCACAAGACCAAACAGAGTCTCTACTAAAACACCTACAGGAAAAGACCTATCTTAAAGTCAAAGGGATCATAGCTTATGTGCATGAGCAATATGGGATAAAATATTCCCGAAGTGGCATGACAGATTGGCTCATACAGCACGGATTTGTTTATAAACGTCCTAAAAAGATTCCTGGGAAATTAGATCCTGAAAAACAACGAATTTTCATAAAACAATATATGGTTTTAAAGGAGACCTTAAACCCTGATGAAGAGATCTATTTCATAGATGCTGTGCATCCTGAACATCAGTCCCAAGCCGTATGTGGATGGATCAAAAAAGGCGTTCAAAAGACTTTGCAGACATCCGGGAAACAATTGCGATTGCATTTTGCTGGAGCTCTTTGCCTGACAGGAATGAAGATTGTTACAGAGGAATATAAGACAGTTGATGCCGATGCAATGCTCGATTTTTTCAAGAAGCTAGAAAAACAGACAGAGGCTCGAATTATTCATGTAATTTTGGATAATGCGAGATCAAACAAAAATAAGAAACTAGAAGAGTTTCTGATGTCTTCTAGGATTAAAGTGCACTATCTCCCTCCTTATTCGCCGAATTTGAATCCTATTGAACGCTTGTGGAAGATCTTAAAGGAAAAGACGGTATACAATCGATATTACGAAACGTCGGTGACTTTTTTTCAGGCAATTAGAGGATTCTTCTTAGAAGAGATACTGAAAATAACAGATATTTTGAAATGTAGGATAAACGACAAGTTTCAAGTCGTTAGATATTAA
- a CDS encoding IS630 family transposase has protein sequence MEAISPEKRVYLDQSGISQYVHRQYARSARGKQIFGGISGKRFGRQSVISALQGKKLLAPMCFEGTCNTDLFNVWLKQELIPNLTHGQVLILDNASFHKSKTTRTLIEESGYEMLFLPPYSPDLNPIEKYWAKRRDLA, from the coding sequence ATAGAAGCAATTTCTCCTGAAAAAAGGGTCTATTTGGATCAGAGCGGAATCAGTCAATATGTGCATAGGCAATATGCGAGGAGCGCGAGGGGAAAACAAATATTTGGAGGAATTTCAGGAAAACGATTTGGTAGACAGAGTGTAATTTCGGCACTACAAGGGAAGAAATTGCTGGCACCGATGTGTTTTGAAGGAACTTGCAATACGGATCTATTTAATGTATGGCTAAAACAGGAATTGATTCCAAATTTGACTCATGGCCAAGTTTTGATTCTCGATAACGCGAGCTTTCATAAATCAAAGACAACTAGAACATTGATAGAGGAAAGTGGATACGAAATGCTCTTTCTCCCGCCTTATTCACCGGACTTAAATCCTATCGAAAAATATTGGGCCAAAAGGAGAGACCTTGCCTAA